Part of the Henckelia pumila isolate YLH828 chromosome 2, ASM3356847v2, whole genome shotgun sequence genome is shown below.
taGATCAAATTATCCTAACATTTGGGATTAGGCCGGTGGTTGAATGCTATATAAATTCTTATCAACCCATTCGTCGGTAGCTCCTCTTCTCCCCCAAAGATTTGTCTTCTTTCAATCCTTATATGGAATGTTGCCCTTAAACCCCAGCTCCATTTCCCCTCTCCCAAGATCTCTAATCCCATCTCTTCCCCAGCTCTCTTCTCCTCCGACCGCCGCCGCCTTCCGCTGCCGTGCCTCCGCAGAGAACGCGGCCCCGCGGTGGTGGTTCAGCTTTCCTTCTGCACCCGACGCCTCTGCGGTCATTGGGAAGATCGGCCAGGGTTTATCGGAAAACATTGGCTCCACCACTGCCAGCAATAGTGCTAGCAAGAACACTAAGATTAATGCCAAGGAGAAGTGGTCGCGCGACCGTGAGAGCTACCTGACTGACAATGACGATGCCCTACCTCTTCCCATGACTTACCCGAATACTTCCCCGGTGACGCCCGAGGAAATCGAAAAGAGGCTGCAATGCGATCCCGAAATACAGGTTTCTTTTTATTCTAGGCGTAGCCCTCTCTACTTTCTTTAGAAATGCTTTGCTAGATATATAATCGTATGAAGTCCTATTAAGGTGATTTTCTGAAGTTAGTCTTGATTTTCTTGGTTATAGAATGTGTAATCTTCAATTTTTATCCTTCATG
Proteins encoded:
- the LOC140879981 gene encoding protein disulfide-isomerase SCO2, encoding MLPLNPSSISPLPRSLIPSLPQLSSPPTAAAFRCRASAENAAPRWWFSFPSAPDASAVIGKIGQGLSENIGSTTASNSASKNTKINAKEKWSRDRESYLTDNDDALPLPMTYPNTSPVTPEEIEKRLQCDPEIQDCKPMVYEWTGKCRSCQGTGLVSYYNKKGKETICKCIPCLGVGYVHKITTRTDIDVMEDLDNGKPP